Proteins from one Pontibacter korlensis genomic window:
- a CDS encoding sensor histidine kinase, which translates to MRKRYTVTIHVAVWALFGAWVFYFLYGNSALSFGKVMDVLIGMTINIFIFYFNWYVLIPRYLARNHILLYIAAVLTTLVAIAVLRAPLDFYLFREFNREMISLYSSERIIQYIMGGLVLIFISSALKVTGNYIRNERRNKELETQKLTAELAFLKSQVNPHFLFNTLNNIYSLAYKQHPETPDAIMKLSLLMRYMLYESNDALVSLEKEVDHIHNFIDLQKLRLREQTSIKFNIQGKLEGKQIAPMLLMTLVENAFKHGLVSKNEVGIILNLVVQDDALLFSTINNTSQHKKREFGGIGLENLKRRLNLLYDKRHELTFEEKEGTFYATLKLYFKPKTR; encoded by the coding sequence ATGAGAAAACGTTACACTGTTACCATACATGTAGCTGTATGGGCACTGTTTGGTGCCTGGGTATTTTATTTTCTGTATGGAAACAGCGCCCTTTCCTTCGGCAAGGTAATGGACGTACTGATAGGAATGACGATCAACATCTTCATCTTTTACTTTAACTGGTATGTCTTAATTCCCAGATATCTAGCTCGTAACCACATCTTATTATATATAGCAGCTGTACTTACCACCCTCGTGGCCATTGCTGTTTTAAGGGCTCCGCTGGACTTTTACCTGTTCCGAGAGTTTAACCGTGAGATGATTTCGCTCTACAGTTCAGAGCGTATTATTCAATATATCATGGGAGGACTGGTGCTGATATTTATCTCATCGGCACTAAAAGTTACAGGCAACTATATTCGCAACGAGCGCCGCAACAAGGAGCTGGAAACACAGAAGCTTACTGCTGAACTTGCCTTCTTGAAGTCTCAGGTGAACCCACACTTTCTGTTTAACACGCTCAACAACATTTACTCGCTAGCCTATAAGCAGCACCCCGAGACACCAGATGCCATCATGAAGCTATCGCTTCTGATGCGGTATATGCTGTATGAAAGCAATGATGCTTTGGTAAGCCTTGAAAAAGAAGTGGATCATATCCATAATTTTATAGATTTGCAGAAGCTTCGCCTTCGTGAACAGACTAGTATAAAGTTTAATATACAGGGGAAGCTGGAGGGAAAGCAGATTGCTCCAATGCTACTAATGACGCTGGTAGAGAATGCGTTTAAGCATGGCTTGGTTAGCAAGAATGAGGTAGGAATTATTCTTAACCTCGTTGTTCAGGATGATGCCCTGCTCTTCAGCACGATTAACAACACCAGCCAGCATAAGAAGCGCGAGTTTGGGGGTATCGGGCTAGAGAACCTGAAGCGCCGCCTGAACCTGCTCTACGACAAACGCCATGAGCTAACTTTTGAGGAAAAAGAAGGCACCTTTTATGCCACGCTGAAACTATACTTTAAGCCTAAAACAAGATAA
- the dapA gene encoding 4-hydroxy-tetrahydrodipicolinate synthase: MIQEKLRGTGVALVTPFTKELAVDYEALRKLLDFVLDGGVEYLVVNGTTAESVTTTTQEKAEILQVIRKHVNGRAPLVYGLGGNSTQHVLDTIASTDLEGVSAILSVSPYYNKPSQQGIYQHYVQVANASPVPVILYNVPGRTASNVAAETTIKLASHENIIGTKEASGNLEQCMYIAKHRPEGFMLISGDDMQTVPMATFGAEGAISVLANAFPGKFSNMVRLALDGNFKEASNLLLSFVDINPLMYEEANPVGVKAVLERFGVCSSQVRLPLVEASSGLKDRLYKLL; the protein is encoded by the coding sequence ATGATCCAAGAAAAACTAAGAGGAACAGGCGTAGCTCTGGTAACGCCTTTCACAAAAGAACTAGCCGTAGACTATGAGGCACTTCGCAAACTGTTGGACTTCGTGCTGGATGGCGGCGTAGAATACCTGGTGGTAAACGGCACCACTGCAGAATCTGTAACCACAACAACCCAAGAGAAAGCTGAAATACTGCAGGTAATAAGAAAGCATGTGAATGGGCGTGCGCCGCTGGTGTACGGGCTGGGTGGTAACAGTACACAGCACGTGCTTGACACAATTGCCTCTACCGATTTGGAAGGTGTTTCAGCTATACTATCGGTAAGTCCATACTATAACAAGCCGTCGCAGCAGGGTATCTACCAGCACTATGTGCAGGTTGCCAATGCTTCTCCCGTGCCTGTTATACTGTACAACGTGCCAGGCCGTACCGCTAGCAATGTGGCTGCCGAAACAACAATAAAGCTGGCGAGCCACGAAAACATAATTGGTACAAAAGAGGCCTCAGGTAACCTGGAGCAGTGCATGTACATTGCCAAACACAGGCCGGAAGGCTTTATGTTGATCAGCGGCGACGATATGCAAACAGTGCCAATGGCTACTTTTGGAGCTGAAGGAGCTATCTCGGTGCTGGCTAATGCTTTCCCAGGAAAGTTCTCCAATATGGTGCGCCTGGCCCTGGATGGCAATTTCAAAGAGGCTTCTAACTTGCTGCTAAGCTTTGTAGACATTAACCCGCTGATGTATGAAGAGGCAAACCCTGTAGGGGTAAAAGCTGTATTGGAGCGCTTTGGTGTCTGCTCCTCGCAGGTAAGGCTTCCACTTGTTGAAGCTTCTTCTGGCCTGAAAGACAGACTGTACAAGCTGCTGTAA
- a CDS encoding DinB family protein, with translation MTHDQQLRDHLVKLLRQGQAFRTQQELLEGITVREAGEQVEQLPYTIWQQLEHLRFTQRDILNFSNNPDYQEPNWPDDYWPSQAAPPDQKAINNTIKTITDDLEQMVQLVQNTDNDLFKPFAHSQGQTLLREAMLVAEHNAYHLGQIVLIRRLLGKLK, from the coding sequence ATGACACACGACCAACAACTACGCGATCATTTAGTAAAGCTACTGCGGCAAGGGCAGGCTTTTAGAACACAGCAGGAACTGCTGGAAGGTATTACGGTAAGGGAGGCTGGTGAACAGGTGGAGCAACTGCCTTATACTATATGGCAACAACTGGAACACTTACGCTTTACGCAGCGGGATATACTTAACTTCAGTAACAACCCTGACTACCAGGAACCGAACTGGCCCGATGACTACTGGCCCTCTCAAGCAGCCCCACCGGACCAAAAAGCAATCAACAATACGATAAAAACGATCACTGACGACCTTGAGCAGATGGTGCAGCTGGTTCAGAACACAGACAATGATTTGTTTAAACCCTTCGCTCATAGCCAGGGACAAACACTACTACGCGAGGCGATGCTGGTTGCCGAACATAATGCTTATCACCTGGGGCAGATTGTACTCATCAGACGGCTGCTTGGTAAGCTGAAGTAA
- a CDS encoding LytR/AlgR family response regulator transcription factor: protein MTIRCLAVDDEPLALDIIESYVSKLPFLKLVKTCSSATEAMQVLQEEQIDLMFLDIEMPELTGIQFLNILKHQPLIIFTTAYPDYALEGFNQDAVDYLLKPIPFDRFLKAVTKAQERLQRPNGKATEAPAPQPAPVAEHDFMFVKADYKTIRVDFRDILWIEGLKDYIIIQTKEQKIITLLSMNKMMEKLPDTKFLRVHRSFIVSLQKIDSIEKSRIRIGTKEIPIGEVYKEQFLKWVEENNIQ from the coding sequence ATGACTATTCGCTGCCTTGCCGTTGATGATGAGCCGCTAGCCCTCGATATTATTGAGAGCTACGTGAGTAAACTGCCGTTTCTGAAACTAGTAAAGACCTGCTCCAGCGCCACAGAAGCGATGCAGGTCCTGCAGGAAGAGCAGATTGACCTGATGTTTCTGGATATTGAGATGCCGGAGCTGACAGGTATACAGTTTCTGAATATACTCAAGCACCAGCCACTCATCATCTTTACAACGGCATACCCTGATTATGCCTTGGAAGGCTTTAATCAGGATGCAGTCGATTACCTGCTCAAGCCTATCCCCTTCGACCGCTTCCTAAAGGCTGTTACGAAGGCGCAGGAAAGGCTACAGCGGCCAAACGGCAAGGCGACAGAGGCTCCTGCCCCACAGCCAGCACCTGTCGCCGAACATGACTTCATGTTTGTAAAGGCTGATTATAAAACGATCCGTGTTGACTTCAGAGACATCCTTTGGATAGAGGGGTTAAAGGATTACATCATTATCCAGACAAAAGAGCAAAAGATTATCACGCTGCTTTCAATGAACAAGATGATGGAGAAGCTTCCGGACACCAAGTTTTTGCGTGTTCACCGTTCCTTTATTGTCTCGCTGCAAAAGATCGACAGCATTGAGAAGAGCCGTATCCGTATTGGCACCAAAGAAATTCCGATAGGCGAAGTATACAAAGAGCAGTTCCTTAAATGGGTAGAAGAGAACAATATCCAGTAA
- a CDS encoding DNA-3-methyladenine glycosylase family protein, which yields MNTSYPTLEMMSAFANDPIICEIIEQGQPLKSSRSEDLYLKLLSAIISQQLSTKVAAVIFRRFRELFPEEYPHPQLVLEAPDDVLRGAGLSFQKIGYVRNVAAFAADGNLKHATIDAMEDEDLIRHLTQIKGVGRWTVEMLLMFALERPDVFPVDDLGIQNAMKRHYGLETSGKALRVQMQEIAEKWRPYRTIASKYLWQSLDNIPG from the coding sequence ATGAATACCTCTTACCCTACTTTAGAAATGATGTCAGCCTTTGCAAACGATCCCATCATTTGTGAGATTATAGAGCAAGGGCAGCCACTGAAGTCCTCCCGCTCCGAAGATTTATACTTAAAACTGCTGAGTGCCATTATATCGCAGCAACTAAGCACCAAGGTAGCGGCGGTAATTTTCAGGAGGTTCAGAGAGCTTTTCCCGGAGGAGTACCCGCACCCGCAACTAGTCCTAGAGGCACCAGATGATGTTTTAAGAGGTGCTGGCTTATCGTTTCAGAAGATTGGCTACGTACGCAATGTAGCTGCTTTTGCTGCAGACGGCAATTTAAAGCATGCCACTATCGATGCGATGGAAGACGAAGACCTGATCAGGCACCTTACCCAAATAAAAGGTGTGGGCCGCTGGACAGTAGAAATGCTGCTGATGTTTGCCCTGGAGCGCCCAGACGTATTCCCGGTGGATGACCTTGGTATCCAAAATGCGATGAAGCGGCACTATGGTTTAGAAACAAGCGGCAAAGCTCTTCGTGTGCAAATGCAGGAAATAGCTGAAAAGTGGCGCCCCTACCGCACCATTGCCAGTAAGTACCTCTGGCAATCTTTAGACAACATCCCAGGATAA
- a CDS encoding cold-shock protein, which translates to MNRGKVKFFNGEKGFGFIKDESSEQEYFVHVTGLVDEIKENDEVTFELKEGRKGLNAVNVKRA; encoded by the coding sequence ATGAATAGAGGAAAAGTAAAATTCTTTAATGGAGAGAAGGGATTTGGCTTCATTAAAGACGAAAGTTCAGAGCAGGAGTACTTTGTGCACGTTACTGGATTAGTAGATGAGATCAAAGAAAATGACGAAGTAACTTTTGAGCTGAAGGAAGGAAGAAAGGGACTGAACGCCGTTAACGTAAAACGTGCTTAG
- a CDS encoding metallophosphoesterase family protein, whose amino-acid sequence MLKIGLLSDTHSYLDDQVLRLLSDRDEIWHAGDFGNIEVSDRLQELAPLRGVYGNIDDAAIRQVHPRVNRFELEGLDVMMTHIGGYPGKYHPDVRQAIMQNPPQLFITGHSHILRVMTDKNLNNLLHINPGAAGRHGFHKVRTMVRFNILEGKVQDLQVLELGKRA is encoded by the coding sequence ATGCTTAAGATTGGCCTCCTCTCCGACACTCACTCCTACCTCGACGACCAGGTACTACGACTGCTCTCAGACCGTGACGAGATCTGGCATGCCGGTGACTTTGGAAATATAGAAGTGTCGGACAGGCTGCAGGAGCTGGCACCGCTCCGGGGGGTGTATGGCAATATTGATGATGCCGCTATCAGACAGGTACACCCCAGGGTGAACCGTTTCGAGTTGGAGGGGCTAGATGTAATGATGACACATATTGGTGGTTATCCTGGCAAGTACCACCCAGACGTGCGCCAAGCCATAATGCAGAACCCGCCACAGCTCTTTATCACTGGGCACTCTCATATTCTCAGGGTCATGACAGATAAAAACCTGAACAACCTACTGCACATAAACCCGGGCGCGGCAGGCCGACATGGTTTTCATAAAGTGCGCACGATGGTTCGCTTCAACATACTTGAGGGGAAAGTACAGGACCTGCAGGTACTGGAGCTTGGCAAGAGAGCATAA
- a CDS encoding M16 family metallopeptidase: MMNKTVLSIILTASVVGVAEAQTKLVEKVTKQGDELVIPYTKYKLPNGLTLIVHEDHSDPVVHVDVTYHVGSAREEVGKSGFAHFFEHMMFQGSDNVADEEHFKIVSESGGTLNGTTNRDRTNYFETLPSNQLETALWLEADRMGFLLDAVTQPKFEVQRETVKNERGQNYDNRPYGLVYEMTSKNLYPYGHPYSWTTIGYIEDLNRVNVNDLKNFFLRWYGPNNATLTVGGDVKPAEVVKLVEKYFGSIPAGPAVQDMTPQVAQLDKDRYVSYEDNIRFPMLRMTYPVPESGHKDEPALDVLAEILGQGKTSIFYKNFVKEQKAMQASVYNSTSELAGEFSITVMAYPNTPLAQSEELARQSIAEFEKRGINDEDLQRFKAQAESSLINRMASVSGKVSQLAYYETFRNNANYIQEELKRIQSVTKEDVQRVYTQYIKGKPAVILSVVPKGKSELLAKADNYTVSKDGYTAEADAYSGLKYTKAVDTFDRSKRPGAGENPIVHVPDYYTGKFKNGLKLIGTNTNEIPTVTLQLSIKGGHRLEANTPAKAGVASLTAGMLNEDTQNYTSEQFSNELDKLGSSIRIGSGNSETYVIVQSLKKNLDKTLALLEERLFRPKFASEDFERLKKQQLEAIANQATQPTAIANNVYSKLLYGDGHIMAVPSSGTTETVENITLEDVKKFYNDYYSPSVAQMVVVGDISEKELMGKLSFLKKWKKKNVKLPADMKAPAIDKTRIYLVDKPDAAQSEIRIGYVAMPFDATGDYYKANLMNYNLGGAFNSRINLNLREDKGYTYGARSYFSGSEYAGPFTASAGVRADATAESVTEFMKELTNFQKNGVTTEELKFMKSSIGQADARQYETPYQKAGFLGRILEYDLSKDYVKEQTEILNNITEQEIDALAAKNLPVNNMHIVVVGDKKTVLPKLQALNYEIVELDTDGNPIGTSSVK, translated from the coding sequence ATGATGAATAAAACCGTGCTCAGCATCATACTTACTGCAAGTGTGGTGGGCGTTGCTGAGGCTCAGACAAAACTCGTGGAGAAAGTTACCAAGCAAGGCGACGAGCTGGTAATTCCTTACACAAAATACAAGCTTCCCAACGGCCTTACGCTGATTGTGCACGAAGACCACTCCGACCCCGTGGTGCACGTAGATGTAACCTACCACGTTGGCTCTGCTCGTGAGGAAGTGGGCAAATCAGGTTTCGCGCACTTTTTTGAGCACATGATGTTCCAAGGCTCCGATAACGTGGCCGATGAGGAACACTTCAAGATCGTATCAGAATCTGGCGGTACTTTAAATGGTACTACCAACCGCGACCGCACCAACTACTTTGAGACGCTGCCAAGCAACCAGTTGGAAACCGCGCTTTGGCTGGAGGCCGACCGTATGGGCTTCTTACTTGACGCCGTAACGCAGCCGAAGTTTGAAGTACAGCGCGAAACGGTAAAGAACGAGCGTGGTCAGAATTACGATAACCGCCCCTACGGCCTGGTGTATGAGATGACCTCTAAAAACCTCTACCCTTACGGCCACCCATACTCCTGGACTACGATCGGATACATCGAAGACCTAAACCGTGTCAATGTAAACGATCTTAAAAACTTCTTCCTGCGCTGGTATGGACCAAACAATGCTACGCTAACCGTGGGCGGCGATGTGAAGCCAGCGGAAGTAGTGAAGTTGGTAGAGAAGTATTTCGGCTCTATTCCTGCAGGGCCTGCTGTACAGGACATGACGCCTCAGGTAGCTCAGCTGGACAAAGACCGCTACGTAAGCTACGAGGATAACATCCGCTTCCCGATGCTGCGCATGACCTACCCTGTGCCGGAGTCAGGCCATAAAGATGAACCAGCGCTGGACGTACTGGCTGAAATCCTTGGTCAGGGTAAAACCTCTATCTTCTACAAGAACTTTGTTAAAGAGCAGAAAGCGATGCAGGCTTCGGTGTACAATTCTACTTCTGAGTTGGCAGGTGAGTTCAGCATCACTGTAATGGCTTATCCTAACACGCCTCTTGCCCAGAGCGAGGAGCTGGCACGCCAGTCTATCGCCGAGTTCGAAAAACGCGGTATCAACGACGAAGACCTGCAGCGCTTTAAGGCACAAGCAGAGTCCAGCCTGATAAACCGCATGGCAAGCGTAAGCGGCAAAGTTTCGCAGCTAGCTTACTATGAGACCTTCCGCAACAATGCAAACTATATCCAGGAAGAGCTGAAGCGCATTCAGTCGGTTACAAAAGAGGATGTGCAGCGTGTTTATACCCAGTACATCAAGGGTAAGCCAGCTGTCATACTAAGCGTAGTGCCAAAGGGTAAGTCCGAGCTATTGGCTAAGGCTGATAACTATACTGTCTCTAAAGATGGCTACACAGCCGAAGCAGATGCGTATAGCGGCCTGAAGTATACCAAGGCTGTTGATACGTTTGACCGCAGCAAGCGCCCAGGTGCAGGCGAAAACCCTATCGTGCATGTGCCAGATTACTATACCGGCAAGTTTAAAAACGGGCTGAAGCTGATTGGCACGAACACGAATGAAATCCCAACTGTTACCTTACAGCTTTCAATCAAGGGTGGTCATCGTTTAGAGGCAAACACCCCAGCCAAAGCCGGTGTTGCCTCGCTTACCGCTGGTATGCTAAACGAGGACACACAAAACTATACTTCAGAGCAGTTCAGTAATGAGTTAGATAAATTAGGTAGCTCTATCCGCATCGGTTCAGGCAACAGCGAGACATATGTTATTGTACAGTCGCTGAAGAAGAACCTGGACAAAACACTAGCGCTGCTGGAGGAGCGCTTGTTCCGTCCCAAGTTTGCGTCAGAAGATTTTGAGCGCCTGAAGAAACAGCAACTGGAAGCTATCGCTAACCAGGCTACACAACCTACAGCTATTGCTAACAATGTATACAGCAAGCTGCTTTACGGCGACGGTCATATTATGGCAGTACCTTCTTCAGGTACTACTGAAACAGTAGAGAACATTACTCTGGAGGATGTGAAGAAGTTTTACAACGACTACTACTCTCCTTCTGTAGCGCAAATGGTTGTAGTTGGCGACATCTCTGAGAAAGAGCTGATGGGCAAACTTAGCTTCCTGAAGAAGTGGAAGAAGAAAAATGTGAAGCTGCCAGCAGACATGAAGGCTCCTGCCATTGACAAAACGCGCATCTACTTGGTAGACAAGCCTGATGCAGCGCAGTCAGAGATCAGAATTGGTTATGTAGCCATGCCATTCGATGCCACCGGTGATTATTATAAGGCCAACCTGATGAACTACAACTTGGGTGGTGCCTTTAACAGCCGCATCAACCTGAACCTGCGCGAAGACAAAGGTTATACCTACGGCGCCCGCTCATACTTCAGCGGCAGCGAATATGCTGGTCCGTTCACAGCTTCGGCTGGTGTGCGTGCCGATGCTACTGCTGAGTCAGTAACGGAGTTCATGAAAGAGCTAACAAACTTCCAAAAGAACGGCGTAACTACTGAGGAACTGAAGTTTATGAAGAGCTCTATCGGACAGGCCGACGCCCGCCAGTATGAAACGCCATACCAAAAAGCAGGTTTTTTGGGTCGTATACTAGAGTATGACCTGAGCAAGGATTATGTGAAGGAGCAGACCGAAATTCTGAACAACATCACCGAACAGGAAATTGATGCACTGGCAGCCAAGAACCTGCCGGTAAACAATATGCATATTGTGGTGGTAGGCGATAAGAAGACGGTTCTTCCAAAACTGCAGGCTCTGAATTACGAAATTGTGGAGCTTGATACAGATGGAAACCCAATCGGCACCTCTTCCGTAAAATAA
- a CDS encoding creatininase family protein yields the protein MRPYILAETNWKALKDQDVDVVVLPWGATEAHNYHMPYATDVIEADAIAAASAKIAWENGTKVMVLPTIPFGVNTGQADIKLDINLNPSTQLAILDDIVAVLNRQGIKKLLVLNSHGGNDFKPMLRELGLRYPEMFLVSCFWIQAADRKQFFDAPGDHADEMETSLLLHLRPDLVLPLEEAGEGKERKSKIKGIREGWAWSERQWSMVTADTGVGNPKAATKEKGAAFLKAAAQNIAGLLSEIANVAINDRYGD from the coding sequence ATGAGACCATACATACTTGCCGAAACTAACTGGAAGGCGCTAAAGGACCAGGATGTAGACGTAGTGGTGCTACCTTGGGGAGCCACAGAGGCCCATAATTACCACATGCCTTACGCAACAGATGTTATAGAGGCTGATGCCATAGCTGCTGCCTCTGCTAAAATTGCCTGGGAAAATGGCACCAAAGTGATGGTGCTTCCTACAATTCCTTTTGGCGTTAATACTGGCCAGGCAGACATCAAGTTGGATATTAACCTGAACCCTAGCACGCAGTTGGCTATACTTGATGATATTGTGGCTGTGCTGAACAGGCAGGGTATTAAGAAACTGCTGGTGTTGAACAGCCATGGCGGGAACGATTTTAAGCCGATGTTGCGTGAGCTAGGGCTGCGCTACCCAGAGATGTTCCTGGTGAGTTGCTTCTGGATTCAGGCTGCAGACCGCAAACAGTTCTTTGATGCGCCCGGCGATCATGCCGATGAGATGGAGACAAGTCTTTTGCTGCACCTTCGCCCTGACCTTGTGCTGCCATTGGAAGAGGCAGGAGAGGGTAAAGAGCGTAAGTCGAAGATCAAAGGCATACGCGAAGGCTGGGCATGGTCGGAGCGGCAATGGTCTATGGTAACAGCCGACACAGGTGTTGGTAACCCAAAGGCCGCGACCAAAGAGAAGGGAGCTGCTTTTCTAAAAGCTGCAGCCCAGAACATTGCCGGACTGCTTTCCGAAATTGCCAATGTAGCTATTAATGACCGATACGGCGATTAA
- a CDS encoding threonine aldolase family protein, translating into MIQKIDLRSDTVTKPTPEMLQAMFEAPVGDDVYGEDPTIKALEEKTAAMFGLKAGLFCPSGTMTNQIAIKVHTAPLTEVICDITAHIHQYEGGGIAFNSAASTALVHGERGKMTPQQVEANIRPLDNIHFPETRLVALENSCNKGGGSYYTIKEIAAISEVCKRHNLALHLDGARVFNALVASGDSAKDYGLYFDTISICLSKGLGAPVGSVLLGSKEFIKKATRVRKVMGGGMRQAGYLAAAGMYALDNHVERLQEDHRRAKELEQALLQTDYVESVLPVETNIIIFKLNEKVSDVAFVQALAEQHILAASFGPQMIRFVTHLDITEEMHQRLLQVLQTLSFEKVEA; encoded by the coding sequence ATGATACAAAAGATAGACCTCCGCTCCGATACAGTAACAAAGCCAACCCCTGAAATGCTTCAGGCCATGTTTGAAGCCCCCGTTGGCGATGATGTATACGGAGAGGACCCAACAATAAAAGCTCTTGAGGAGAAGACTGCCGCCATGTTTGGTTTAAAGGCTGGCCTCTTCTGCCCTTCCGGCACCATGACCAACCAGATTGCCATAAAAGTACACACCGCACCTCTAACAGAGGTTATATGCGATATAACAGCACACATTCACCAGTACGAGGGTGGTGGCATTGCTTTTAACTCGGCAGCCTCTACAGCGCTGGTCCATGGCGAGCGGGGTAAGATGACACCGCAGCAAGTTGAAGCCAATATCCGTCCGCTAGATAACATCCACTTCCCGGAAACGCGCCTGGTGGCCCTGGAGAACAGCTGTAATAAAGGCGGCGGCTCTTACTATACGATAAAGGAGATTGCGGCCATTTCTGAAGTTTGCAAGCGCCACAACCTGGCCCTGCACCTGGATGGTGCCCGCGTGTTCAACGCCCTGGTAGCTTCCGGCGACTCTGCCAAAGACTATGGTTTATACTTTGATACCATCTCTATTTGCCTTTCTAAAGGATTAGGTGCTCCGGTAGGCTCTGTTCTACTCGGCTCTAAAGAGTTCATCAAGAAAGCAACAAGAGTACGCAAGGTAATGGGTGGTGGCATGCGCCAAGCTGGTTACCTGGCTGCGGCTGGCATGTATGCCCTGGATAACCATGTAGAGCGACTACAGGAAGACCACCGCCGCGCCAAAGAACTGGAGCAAGCTTTACTGCAGACAGACTATGTGGAAAGCGTGCTTCCGGTAGAAACAAACATTATCATCTTTAAGCTAAATGAAAAGGTGAGCGATGTAGCTTTTGTACAGGCTCTGGCAGAGCAGCACATACTTGCAGCAAGCTTCGGCCCACAAATGATCCGTTTTGTGACCCACCTCGATATTACTGAGGAGATGCACCAGCGTCTGCTACAGGTTTTGCAAACCCTTAGCTTTGAGAAAGTAGAAGCGTAA
- a CDS encoding DNA topoisomerase IB, which translates to MAKKKEIHELYADPSRSAAWAGLRYTSDEGPGYTRKKAGKGFYYLDNKGERVTDEKTLERLNALVIPPAWTAVWICKSPKGHLQATGRDTKGRKQYIYHPQWQQARSLTKFGRMIEFGYSLPKLRERLQQDIASRNLDRRKVTALVLTLLDNALIRIGNRSYAKSNKSYGLTTLRDKHVRIDGSNIKFSFVGKKGVAQEIDLKDRRLARLVKKCKDIPGYDLFQYFDENGERQTLESGDVNEYLREATEHDFSAKDFRTWGGTVRMVECLENVLEAEPDLDKEKAIKAAVKEVAKGLGNTPTVCSKYYIHPEVVNLFREDRLMNYLKRHDATKPKIEHLSGTEELVLKMLERVAKEKKASAA; encoded by the coding sequence ATGGCAAAGAAGAAGGAAATACACGAGCTGTACGCTGACCCCAGCAGATCTGCCGCCTGGGCAGGCCTGCGTTACACCTCTGATGAGGGGCCGGGCTACACGCGCAAAAAAGCAGGAAAAGGGTTTTATTACCTTGATAATAAAGGGGAGCGCGTTACAGATGAGAAAACACTGGAGCGTCTAAACGCTTTAGTTATACCCCCAGCCTGGACAGCTGTATGGATCTGCAAGTCTCCGAAAGGTCATCTACAGGCAACCGGGCGCGATACCAAAGGCAGAAAACAATACATATACCACCCGCAGTGGCAGCAGGCCCGCAGCCTTACCAAATTTGGTCGCATGATAGAATTTGGCTATTCCCTTCCTAAGCTCCGCGAGCGTCTGCAGCAGGATATTGCTTCCCGTAACCTGGACCGCCGCAAGGTGACAGCCCTCGTGTTAACACTTCTGGACAATGCCTTGATCCGAATAGGTAACCGCAGTTATGCAAAATCGAATAAATCGTACGGGCTTACCACGCTGCGCGACAAGCATGTAAGGATTGATGGCAGTAACATCAAGTTCTCTTTTGTAGGAAAAAAAGGAGTAGCGCAAGAAATAGACCTGAAGGACCGCCGCCTAGCCCGCCTCGTAAAAAAATGTAAAGACATACCAGGATACGACCTGTTTCAGTATTTTGATGAAAACGGGGAGCGGCAAACACTTGAATCAGGTGATGTGAATGAGTATTTGCGGGAAGCTACTGAGCACGACTTTTCGGCAAAGGATTTCCGCACCTGGGGAGGTACCGTACGCATGGTGGAGTGCCTGGAAAACGTGCTGGAAGCGGAGCCGGACCTGGACAAGGAAAAGGCTATAAAGGCAGCCGTTAAAGAGGTAGCAAAAGGCTTGGGTAATACACCAACTGTTTGCAGTAAATACTATATACATCCGGAGGTGGTAAACTTGTTCCGGGAAGACAGGCTGATGAATTACCTGAAACGACATGATGCCACAAAACCCAAAATAGAGCACTTATCTGGTACAGAAGAACTAGTGCTAAAAATGCTGGAACGTGTGGCAAAAGAGAAAAAGGCGTCAGCAGCCTAA